The Colletotrichum destructivum chromosome 7, complete sequence genome contains the following window.
GTGGAGGATCACGCCGAAGCTTACTACAACCACCCGCTTCGGTCCAAAAACAAGGTGCTCGCTGATGAGAACGAAAGATTGAAGAAGCTTCTCCGCGAAAACGGCATCGCTTGGTCGTCCATCTCCGCCGCCTACCAAAGGCAGGGCCGGGCTGGCCGACGCACTCgctcctccatctcgtcccAGACTCACCCGTATCCCTATCTACCGACTGAGGTCTTGTTGCGCATTCTCAAGTACTCTTTGACGTCCAAGGACCCCATCATTGATCCTCTGTCGAAGCTCAAGCCCGAAAACCTGACCCCCCACGAGAGAAGTCGCGGCAATCAAATTGCCATTCACTTCTTGGTGACATGCAAGGCCATGCACGAGGAGGGCAGTCGCATACTGTGGGGCCAGAATTCTTTCGCCTTCACCACGCACGAGGCCGTTCGCAACTTTGCCGACCTGGATTTGGCCTACCGCAAGAACATCAAGCACGTCAACTTCCGTATCATTGCCCAATTCTTCGACGACAAAAAGCGCAAGCACAAGCTCGAACGGTCGTACCACCCCGCCCTCAAGAGCGATATTACTCTTCGCACGATCCCCCGCGTCAATGAGCATACCTACGCTCGCGGCGGCTTCCGCTGCTACTCCTGGGGTCAGGTGACTGACTTCCTTCGCGCTCTCCGCGCTCCCTACGACCCGAAGCACGACCTGAAGCTTGTCCGCCCAAGACTTTTTCCCGGTCTCGAGTCTCTCAGAATCGACCTCGTCAACTTCTTGGACGACTTCTTACCCATGCCTGGCAGCGATCTTCACGACATGGCTTCCCATGAGCTAGGTTGCTCCCTCAACGAGCTGCAAGTAACCGGCCTGCCCATCGATGACGCTGGTAGCAAGGCGACAGGTGAGCTTACCGGCCTTTTGCGCGATGAGGGTCTTTTTCTAGCCGGTCTCCCCTCGTTCGTTCAGCTCAAGAACGCGCTCAAACCACTTCCCGGTATCTCGAGTTGCGCCCGTGTTGTTCGGGCCTGGAAGACtttgaagacgaagaagggtAGCGACGATTCGTCATCCAACGATATTGATTCGGATTCAGAGTCAGAGGTGGGCCATCACCATCCTCGCGAACCCATCATGCCGCCTGCCCCTCGGGAGGAGGGCCACCCCAAATCTGCGCCCAACCGCAAAGATCTCACCATCTGGAAGAAGGTACCCAAAACCAGAGATGGGGACGAACGCCAGTGGACTGAGTTCTGTCGTAGCAGTGGCTACCCCATGGAAGATATTGAAGAGATGatgggcgatgatgatgagctTGGTGTCTGCCCCTGCTGCGGCGAGCCTCATCCCAGTCTGCTCGACCTTCTTGagatggacatggacatggacgagtTTTAAGTGCCGAGCATCCTACTACGACAGGCATTTGTCTTGACTTGTTGGTATCAAACGGCTATACAATATTGAGGACTAAGGATCATTTGAAAAAATGGACGCGTCAGGAGTTTGTCACGCATGGTATTCGAGGGGTGGTTTGAGGATATCGGAAGGAAAAGCTTACGGAGTTACTTTGCTCAGGACACGAGATTATGATACCACACTTTGCCAAGGGCACATAGATACCATGTTTAGCTAATGATGGGGCACATAAGGTCGGCCTCTACCCCATGCTATGGAATTCAAACAATACTCACGATACCCTCAGTTGCCCAGGTGATTCATGTGCTTATAACTACGTTTGTAGTCAAGACCCCATGGTCAACAAATATCGGTTCTTCCAGATCATGCCTGAGAGGTTAAGATTGCGGCCATCGTCTGCGGGCCTATCCGTATTTGTTTCGCCGCTAGTCCGTATACTCAAATGACCTACCTGGTACTCCCTCCATCCTTTTCACTTGGGTGGGAGGAAAAAGAGTCCCTAACAGGGTTCAGGTATCCCGTTGACTCCTTGTTCCGCAGATCTGTCTCCAAGTCAGCAACCCTACTCACCGCGCTGTCAACGTTCCTCTGGACATCGGAGAACACCTCGCGGAGCTTGTAGACGTCCCACGATCTGCTGAGCTCGTATTCGTCGGGGACGGTCccctcggcggccaaggTCGCCCTCCGGCTCCCGGCGCCGGGGTCGACAGCGGTAGCGGCGGGGCGGGCCCAGGACTCGGGGTACACGCTCGTCTCCCTCCGCTTAGCGTTGTTGTTGACACGGTCCGCGTCGTAGACAGCGcgttcgacgtcgaggaggcggcgccggagggCAGCTAGGTCGTGCTGGCTTCGTTTTATCATTGCATAGAGCTTGTAGGGGTCCCACGTAGCGTCGATCTCTGCCTGGGGGGTGCGTAGGGCTGGCGGTGATGAGAGTgaggaggagtaggaggAAGGAGAGTAGATCTCGTCCCAGTCGATTGAGAGTTGGTGGtcggagaggaggggcatGCAGGAGTCGTAGTCTGGGCGGGCgcggagggcgtcgagggccgcgagggTGGGCGCGTGAATCGGGCCGTGGGTTGTGTGGTATGCTACCACGCCTCGCTGGGGGAAGGTGAGGCCTGGGTCCGGAGTAGAAGGCATAGCTTTGAATAGGGTCTTGTTGGTTGTCTAACTTCCTGAGTAGCGTCAACTGGGAGTGAAGTTGGGCTCTTGCGTTTTGCCGACCTGGTTTATATAGAAGATCTGTGGGAGGCTTGGCGCAAGGAGCTCATGGTGAATACTCGCTGTTGGGTCTGCGGGACGGCAGCCCAACGCTCGGGGGTGCTTCTGGCAGTTATAGGGGGCGACGTGAAATATGAGTTTTGAACAATGCCTTTCAAGTCTTTGTTTGGCTTACTTCTGCAAGCCAAAGTCATGTTCTGGTACATTGTGGGGGGGCATCGGAACAGTACCGCTCACAACAGTGGGCGGGTATGTTGTTTACAACACGAAGCCTGGAAATGTTTTATCTTGCACCGCGAATACAAAACATTGGTTTCTTCTGCTCTCGTCTTGTATCATCTTGCTCTTATTCATCTCGTCAGCTTGGAACTTCATAGTGAATGGGAAGAGTAGCATGTCTTCACCACAACCGCGATCGGGTATGGATCGTCGGGTCCGACCAAGGCTTCGAAAGCGCATGGATTGCGATTCTGCCAAGGGTGCATTACTCCTCTTCGGATGTAATTCAGCCTGTTCCGGTGCAGGCACCACCTCACTTTGCAATCCCCTTCGGTTGCTGGCCTATCAAGTATCCTTGATGCGCCAACGGTCTGTGAGCATGACCCAATCATAGGCTCAAGTTAACCCGTTCTAACTGAACGATGCAGTTGTTACCCTGCACTTGACTATCCAACCGAGATGGTGGACTCCGCGAGCGTGCCACTGTGACGCTCTGAAATCCCAGATGAGATAAGTGGTGGCAGGGGGTGGCCATTCGTATTTAGGACCCATTACCCCCTCATTGACTTGACATGTGAGAGTTTCTGCTCTTCGACGCCCATATTCTGTCCTTCATCCCTACAATTTGTCTTTAAGTAAGTGTAATTGTTTCCAGTACCCTCGCGAGTGACAACCCCCTATAATCCCTAGCGTGCCCGTCCTCGTCACACTGTGCACTCGCTTATGCAAGTAGGCCTTGAATAGCTCGACTCTTTTCGCCCATTTCCCTCCGTTTAAAACCGCAATACCCGGAAATGCAGAACCCTCAAGCTGACCAGACGGTAAACTCTGTCCCCCAGGGACTAAAATGGCAAGTGAGGGCTAATTCCAGCCTGCGGTTTTCTAGCCTGTAGAGGTAGACACCGCCGAAGAGTCTGATGATGTGAGTGTTTCCTTTCGAGCAAGCTCCAGCAACGTGCCTCGGTGGCTTTCGAGCATGATGGCTAACTGTAGATCAGCTCCACGAGGTGTCCTCTCTGGCTTCGTTGCGCTCGAGCATCCTTGAGCATCAAGCCGAAAATGGCCGGACTTACCACTCCATGAGTGCTGGAAGTGGGTAGCACAATCTTTATGACCGCATCAGCGATGTAGCTGATTTCTCGTTACAGAGTACAGTTATCCAAATGACGAGGTAAGGTTTCGAGGTTATCAACGACGCCCAGCGTTCATTGTGAAGACAATTGTTGATTTCGTTCATGACAACAGCGAGAGAGCGACCGCCTAGGTAACTACTACAGCACGCTTGCTTCAACATCAACAGGCTAACATGGCGCAAAGATTTGCAACACCGCATCTGGATAATTTGCCTCAAGGGCGAGTTGGCAATCTCGCCAGGCCACAAAACAGCCAAGCGTGTGCTAGATATGGGTACCGGAACAGGTATCTGGGCGATTGACTATGGTACGTGCATGCGCTCTCATCGATTCCAGATTTTGGTTAAGCTGACATAGAAACATAGCGGACGACCATCCGTCGGCCGAGGTTAGCTTCCCCCAAGGTACACGCGGGATCTTGTCTGACACGTTCTAGGTCATCGGCGTTGATCTTAGCCCCATTCAGCCTGAGTGGTGAGTGTTGTGCATTCATTATTTGACGGCCTTTCAACGAATTCTGATTGAGTTAAACAGGGCCCCCCCGAACTGTGTATTCGAGCTGGACGATTTGGAGAAGAGCTGGACTTGGAACAAGCCCTTTGACTTCATCTACTGTCGGGCCATGGAGGGTTGCTTTTTGAACGGGCCAAAGATGGTCAAAAAGATCTACCAGTAAGTAAGCGATCGTGATTGTGGATGGCGATGCCTCCGGGATACCTAGGACCTAAACATTATGCATAGGGCCTTGACGCCGGGTGGTTACCTTGAGGTCGGA
Protein-coding sequences here:
- a CDS encoding Putative S-adenosyl-L-methionine-dependent methyltransferase superfamily, which produces MQNPQADQTPVEVDTAEESDDLHEVSSLASLRSSILEHQAENGRTYHSMSAGKYSYPNDERESDRLDLQHRIWIICLKGELAISPGHKTAKRVLDMGTGTGIWAIDYADDHPSAEVIGVDLSPIQPEWAPPNCVFELDDLEKSWTWNKPFDFIYCRAMEGCFLNGPKMVKKIYQALTPGGYLEVGGLELPLGCDDDSVPKDSSLWQWHTLLQEAAEKIGRPLEGLGKETEAMKDAGFVDITRKDFVWPLNSWPADPHLKELGDWHRANLDMGIEGLSMGLLTRVLDWTREEVLALCAGVRRDLRNRRMHAYWKIHVVYARKPEKTEELEESKESEGEAAEEAAN